The following proteins are encoded in a genomic region of Streptococcus equi subsp. equi:
- a CDS encoding membrane protein, translating to MTKPKAWSLVYDIASFLLPFLIMFFVLLSMGISYGSEKTILASDGFHQYVIFAQALRNILHGADSIFYTFTSGLGVNFFALASYYLGSLLSPLVYFLICNPCQMLSIS from the coding sequence ATGACAAAACCTAAAGCATGGTCTCTTGTTTATGACATTGCTAGCTTCCTCCTTCCCTTTTTGATAATGTTTTTTGTTCTTTTGTCAATGGGAATTTCATATGGCAGTGAGAAAACCATTTTAGCTAGTGATGGCTTTCATCAATATGTTATTTTTGCGCAAGCCCTAAGAAATATTCTTCATGGGGCTGATAGTATTTTTTACACCTTTACCAGTGGCCTAGGTGTAAACTTTTTTGCTCTGGCTAGCTATTATCTAGGCAGCCTTTTGTCTCCTCTTGTCTATTTTTTAATCTGCAATCCATGCCAGATGCTATCTATCTCTTGA
- a CDS encoding membrane protein produces the protein MPDAIYLLTLIKFGLIGLAAYFSFHRIYPKIKPFLVLTLSVSYSLMSFLTSQLELNNWLDVFILLPIVLLGLYRLITQTKPLLYYSSLSLLFIQHYYFGYMVAIFIFYYF, from the coding sequence ATGCCAGATGCTATCTATCTCTTGACACTTATTAAATTTGGTTTGATCGGGCTTGCCGCTTATTTCTCCTTTCATCGTATTTACCCTAAAATCAAACCCTTTTTAGTCCTGACATTATCAGTCTCTTACTCCCTAATGAGCTTTCTGACAAGCCAGCTAGAGCTTAACAACTGGTTAGATGTTTTTATTCTTCTACCAATTGTCTTACTGGGGCTCTATCGGCTGATTACTCAAACCAAGCCCTTGCTTTATTATAGCTCACTTAGTCTTCTCTTTATCCAGCATTATTATTTTGGATATATGGTTGCTATCTTTATTTTTTATTATTTCTAG
- a CDS encoding membrane protein: protein MSILSALTSAFILIPAYLDLTAYGETLSPINQIIIKPIGAFDLLAKLSLGAYDTTKFNAIPMIFIGLLPSLLSIVFFTLKSISWRLRLGYGLLLGLIMASFYLQPLDLFWQGMHGPNMFLHRYSWSFSIIIIILACEALSRQKDITNTRIIFAFILLSCLLTLPYLTMDQYSFLQPSLLILSLAFLAAYLILLLSMQKPLYQCHF from the coding sequence GTGTCAATCTTATCAGCCTTAACAAGTGCTTTTATACTCATACCGGCCTATCTAGACCTAACAGCCTACGGTGAAACACTCTCTCCAATCAATCAGATTATCATTAAGCCTATAGGAGCCTTTGATTTATTAGCAAAGCTATCACTTGGTGCCTATGATACGACAAAGTTTAATGCGATTCCCATGATATTTATTGGTCTGTTGCCTTCATTGTTAAGTATCGTCTTTTTCACCTTAAAATCTATTAGCTGGCGCTTAAGACTGGGCTATGGGCTGCTTTTAGGACTCATCATGGCTAGCTTTTATCTTCAGCCCTTAGATTTATTTTGGCAGGGCATGCATGGACCCAATATGTTTTTGCACCGCTATTCGTGGTCATTTTCAATCATTATCATTATTTTAGCCTGCGAAGCCCTTTCTAGACAAAAAGACATTACTAACACTAGAATAATCTTTGCCTTTATATTATTAAGCTGCTTATTAACACTTCCTTATCTGACAATGGATCAGTATAGCTTTTTACAGCCTAGTTTATTGATCTTAAGTCTTGCCTTTTTAGCGGCATATCTTATTTTATTGTTAAGCATGCAAAAACCTCTGTACCAATGCCATTTTTAA